The Streptomyces rimosus genomic interval CGGCGGCCAGGCGGGCGGCCTCGGTGGCGGGGTTGGGCACCGCGCCGCCGAAGGAGCCGGAGTGGATGTCCTGGTCGGGGCCGTACAGGTCGATCTGGCAGTCGGTGAGGCCGCGCATGCCCGTGCAGACGGTGGGGGTGTCCTTGGACCACATGCCGGTGTCGGAGACGATCACCGCGTCGCAGGCCAGGCGGTCGGCGTGCTTGGTGATCAGGGCGGGGAAGTTCGGGGAGCCGGACTCCTCCTCGCCCTCGATGAGCAGCTTGAGGTTGACGGCGGGCGCGGTGCGGCCGGTCGCGGCCAGGTGGGCGCGCACGCCGAGGGTGTGGAAGAACACCTGGCCCTTGTCGTCGGCGGCGCCGCGGGCGTACAGCTTGCCGTCGACGGTCTGCGGCTCGAACGGGTCGGTGTGCCAGCCGTCCTCGCGGGCGGCGGGCTGCACGTCGTGGTGGCCGTACACGAGGACGGTGGGGGCCGTCGGATCCCCGGAGGGCCACTCGGCGAAGACCGCGGGAGCACCGTCCGTCTCCCAGATCTCGGCGGTCGGGAAGCCGGTCGCGGTGAGCCGGCCGGCCAGCCACTCGGCGCTGCGGCGCACGTCGGCGGCGCGCTCCGGGTCCGCGGACACGGAGGGGATGCGCAGCCAGGCGGCGAGGTCGTCGAGGAACTCTTCGCGGTGGACGTTGATGTACGCGCGGACGGCGCTGTCCGAGGTGGTGCTCATGTGTCCGAGCCTATCCGGCGCGCGGACATGCTCCGCCGCCGGTCTCGACGATCTTGTCACCTCTGGTCTCCTCCCCCTCCGTCCTCCTCGCCGGCGGCCCGGTCGTGCTCGCCGAGCAGGATGCGCTCCAGCCCGGCCCGGTCGGGCAGCCGCTGGGGGCGGACGGTCTCGCCGCTGCGTACGTACAGGAACGCGGCGTCCACCGCGGAGAGGGGCAGGCCGTGCTGCTCGGCCCAGGCCACCCGGTAGAGGGCCAGTTGCAGCGGGTCGGCGGTCTGCGCGTGGTGGGTCTTCCAGTCGATGATTTCGTACCGGTCGCCCTCGGGGCCGCGGGTGCGGTAGACGGCGTCGATACGGCCGCGTACCACCCGGCCCGCGAGGGTGAGCTGTACGGGGACCTCGATGCGGTACGGGGTGCGCCGGGCGTACGGGGTGCGGGCGAACGCCTCCTTGAGGGCTTCGAGATCGTCCTCGTCGGCGATCTGCTCCGCCTCCCCGGCCGCGTCCTGGGCGCGCGCCTCATGGCCGTACGCACCGCCCGGCAGCTCGTCCGGGCCGAGCACGGGCAGCGTCAGCTCCTCGAAGCGGGACTCGACCCAGGCGTGGAAGCGGGTACCGCGACGGGCGGCGGGACGGGGCGGGTGCGGCATGGGCCGCGCCAGCTCCCGGGTGAAGCCGTCCGGGTCGGCGGCCAGCCACAGGAGCTGCGAGGCGCTGAGCGAGGACGGCAGGGGCACGTCCCGGACGGTCGCGCGGGCCCGGCGCAGCTCGTCGGCGAGCGCGTCGAGATCGCGGTCCCAGGAGGCGACGGTGCGGTGCTCCTCGGGGAGGAGGGCGGGCGTTCCAGGGTGGCGGTCCGGGGCCGCCGCGGGGCCGGGGACCTGCTCGGAGGCGTGCTGCGGTGGTGCTCCCGGGGCGGGGGCCTGGGCCGGTACGTGGGCGCGCTCACGCGCGGGGCGCTCGGCGCTCCAGGCGTCCCAGTCGGCCAGGTCGTGCGCGGCCCCGGGCCCGTGGTCGTCCTCGACGGCATACGCGTCGGCTTCGCCGTAACCGTGGGCATCGATGTCGCCGTACGGATCGTCCTCGGGCGAAGGCCGCTCCGGGCTGCGGGCGGGCGGGGCCTGACCGGGCACCGTGGCGCCCCCCGCCCCCGCCGCCGGATGCGGAGCATCGTGCGCGGCGGCCGCCTCCGCCCCATCGGTCGCGGTCGCGTGCGGCGGCGCGGCGTCAGCCGTCATCCCGTCCAGATACGCCCGTACCGTCGCGGCAGCCGCGCGGCGGCGCTCCGTCGCCACGGCGTCGAGCGGCAGTGGCCACTCCAGCTCGGCCTCGGCCTCCTTGAGCGACGGGTTTTCCGCGCCCTCCTCAGGGGGCTCGGCCCACTCCTCGATCTCGCCGTGGCCCGCCTCGCAGTGCGCCCGCAGCGCCTCCAGGAAGGCGGACGGGCCGCGCGGCCGCTTCTGGTCGGGGCCCCACCAGTGCCCGGAGCCGAGCAGCAGGGAGCGGGGGCGGGTGAAGGTCACGTAGCCGAGGCGCAATTCCTCGACCGACTGGTGCTCCTTCATCGCCTCCTTGAAGGACTTCACGCCGCGGCTGCTCCA includes:
- a CDS encoding dipeptidase, whose amino-acid sequence is MSTTSDSAVRAYINVHREEFLDDLAAWLRIPSVSADPERAADVRRSAEWLAGRLTATGFPTAEIWETDGAPAVFAEWPSGDPTAPTVLVYGHHDVQPAAREDGWHTDPFEPQTVDGKLYARGAADDKGQVFFHTLGVRAHLAATGRTAPAVNLKLLIEGEEESGSPNFPALITKHADRLACDAVIVSDTGMWSKDTPTVCTGMRGLTDCQIDLYGPDQDIHSGSFGGAVPNPATEAARLAAALHDDERRVAIPGFYDGIVELTDRERELFAELPFDEAGWLRTAHSHAALGEAGHSTLERIWARPTAEVNGIGGGYQGPGGKTIVPSAAQLKLSFRLVAGQDAAAVQQSVRDWVAARLPDGIRHEITFWGATRPCLTPLDHPALQSVVRAMGRAFNQKIRFTREGGSGPAADLQDVLGVPVLFLGISIPSDGWHAPNEKVELDLLMKGVETAAHLWGDLAENWRVA